The following proteins are co-located in the Candidatus Methanogranum gryphiswaldense genome:
- a CDS encoding DUF1848 domain-containing protein, translating to MIICASRRTDVPAFHAEWMMNRLRAGYVLVRNPVANNVVYKLDLTRKNIDCIVFISKDPRPIIPYLKEIGSMGYMYTFQITMTPYGRELEPGVPFKADIADAFKKISDKIGRDRMVWRYDPVIFNDRMGLEYHRKKFELLCKELEGYTNRCTFSFLDMYGKFGRFTDSGILRGVTNDEKDAMAQMMSSMASKCGMTLSYCCADRDLRRFGIEPRGCIDRETMRALNIPFEDMSMPLRAGCRCVKNVDIGAYNTCSHNCVYCYANSSNPEVRIERIYDPQSEMLWGSVDKDDKIVELSTRNVSKIDDF from the coding sequence ATGATCATCTGTGCAAGTAGAAGGACCGATGTTCCGGCTTTTCATGCGGAATGGATGATGAACAGACTTCGCGCGGGATATGTCCTAGTACGCAATCCAGTCGCTAACAATGTTGTATACAAGTTAGACCTAACTCGTAAGAACATAGATTGCATAGTTTTTATAAGCAAAGATCCAAGGCCGATAATACCTTATTTGAAAGAGATAGGTTCAATGGGCTATATGTATACCTTTCAGATAACTATGACACCATATGGTAGAGAGTTAGAGCCAGGTGTTCCATTCAAGGCCGATATTGCCGATGCTTTCAAAAAGATCTCGGATAAGATAGGCAGGGATCGTATGGTTTGGAGGTACGATCCAGTGATATTCAATGATCGGATGGGTCTCGAATATCATAGGAAAAAATTTGAACTTCTTTGTAAGGAATTGGAAGGGTACACAAACAGGTGTACTTTCAGTTTTTTGGATATGTATGGTAAATTTGGAAGATTTACCGATTCCGGTATTTTAAGAGGCGTTACCAATGATGAGAAGGATGCCATGGCTCAGATGATGTCCTCAATGGCTTCAAAATGCGGAATGACACTCAGCTATTGTTGTGCTGACCGCGATCTTAGAAGGTTTGGTATCGAGCCGAGAGGATGCATAGACAGAGAGACAATGCGTGCATTGAACATTCCATTTGAAGATATGTCCATGCCCCTTAGGGCAGGCTGCAGATGTGTCAAGAATGTCGACATAGGTGCATATAACACATGTTCTCACAATTGCGTCTATTGCTACGCCAATAGCAGCAATCCGGAAGTAAGGATTGAAAGGATTTATGACCCCCAGAGTGAGATGCTCTGGGGATCTGTTGATAAGGACGATAAGATCGTCGAGCTGTCAACGAGGAATGTATCAAAGATCGACGACTTCTGA
- a CDS encoding zinc ribbon domain-containing protein — MIRHCVNCGADIDDSEKFCAICGAKQDNVPQEATSTDRSTQPSNKSHNRIVIFVIFVVAIIIVAFAIVAFIDKDDEESGNYVPSYDAGTVFSYIMTGEDTYGNQITGTYSETISSTTAHSMTVICTCVFYDEYSSQSSTDVVVINDDYDSGDYTLTGTASIANDIYGTVDVYIFYQIEDDYDIYIYQGVNDGLTYRVIYEYSDLNLQLDLSYYDLVPYEG; from the coding sequence ATGATAAGACACTGTGTCAATTGTGGGGCAGATATTGACGATTCTGAAAAGTTTTGTGCAATTTGTGGTGCAAAACAGGACAATGTTCCTCAGGAGGCCACATCAACAGATAGGTCTACTCAGCCATCAAATAAATCCCATAATAGGATTGTAATCTTTGTAATATTTGTAGTGGCCATAATAATTGTCGCTTTTGCTATAGTTGCATTTATTGACAAAGATGATGAAGAAAGTGGCAATTATGTGCCAAGTTATGATGCAGGAACCGTTTTTTCATACATTATGACCGGAGAAGATACATACGGTAATCAGATAACCGGAACATATTCCGAGACGATATCGTCTACAACTGCTCATTCCATGACAGTGATATGTACATGTGTGTTTTATGATGAGTACAGTAGCCAAAGTAGTACCGATGTTGTTGTTATCAATGATGATTATGACAGTGGAGATTATACGCTAACGGGAACTGCATCAATAGCTAACGACATATATGGAACAGTGGACGTGTACATCTTTTACCAAATAGAAGATGATTATGACATTTACATCTATCAGGGTGTCAATGATGGCCTCACATATAGGGTGATATACGAATATTCAGATCTTAATCTTCAGTTAGACCTTTCTTATTATGATTTGGTACCTTACGAAGGATGA